In Oncorhynchus tshawytscha isolate Ot180627B linkage group LG06, Otsh_v2.0, whole genome shotgun sequence, the following are encoded in one genomic region:
- the ankle1 gene encoding ankyrin repeat and LEM domain-containing protein 1 yields MQHRSKTSLATQLCKAVNDGEPRTVQILLAQGANPNLVGSKGVAAVHLAVGKETEKSIRCLKLILQHGADPNIRSSDGLTPLHVAALWGCYQNLKLLLKNGGNANLKDQEGNKPGDLAQQQDNRRCAHLLQESQSLDTEEEDLPQFQYSVYNGQGDASSYTDSEDCSVISHSMSLLSDFGEGPLSSTRQTSFFELSAISNRHSWRRGSHSGASDYKSNPEVRHTNEWDTDSDWEPPSMLSSTRMSVAGPRAALPVLREDVPLADCSALHPSVNRNRLSPPRLDLLPPCFSRRTSRKSVSFREEVDEYFPVFSSESQRREPGGQGIAYSKDYTLDFSEYSEFLDPERMATVLHHQGIDVTSPEHVFVFSKDNNECTEIDMEKTFVGHFPFEEENGEVVENQVEEVKVPLCGSAGSSSSSGASRYSSCDSDHYITTLETSPRRVSASEEERKVKSRGVEDDKHTQNPMNTNNVDTDETPNSSERSKPAMVELPAMVDNLTLTDKISPTKGPGCEKIFPDAVLAGNVEELSTRPTECTPRPGSTPVLEEDLPLTPSPFVTGRTHSRLSRCSVMSGKTPESLLSTSSLFEQTLPTPTRTRRQNIKSQGSDNVFYDTPCGRSRTPVFSGNGTASTSGDSFVIYESQEPQSSTLRADRSQGSYVSASQADTLIIAKDDRGQGSCVSSSQADTLLIAKDDRGQGSCVSSSQADTLLIADDDRGRGSYVSSSQADTLLIADDDRGRGSCVSASQADTLISKTMADTVIVTPSLVDKLSLLDYYFTLKNPHKETLPTYLRKDVLESGEFLTDDLSSSSDAVTKEGTVGSFGPRVEESWTTEKADSSSSLSSSQTPSSSSSSYFSPKRDQPPSTPGTTPRYSMSRLSHFHKPQRLASLSYTPGGRPVIPDQEEPVEYLYTDTEQGHELIETHVPPAANTSLSSSLSTSSGEDTVLYDWRSLQGGGGTVAKGKENQEPVVAQEWSETKCLTDKELRRRLVEMGESPGPISHRTRPVYMKRLRRLLLEPDTQQQLPDRPQGPAQGHSPELCVALRTLVLPNCQEDELALCQQFDQPDQNRKWREGVIKSSFNYLLLDPRVTKNLPYRSHSMSPMDCFQTFISAIFYVGKGKRSRPYSHLYEALDYHRGDKTSKKLCSKVQHILQVWKAEQGVISLHCFQNVIPVEAYTREAVMVDAIGLKMLTNQKRGDYYGVVSTWQLKRKRELGVHLLYRAMQIFLAEGERQLRPPDIRVGQ; encoded by the exons ATGCAGCATCGAAGCAAGACCAGTCTGGCAACACAGCTGTGCAAAGCTGTGAATGACGGAGAACCAAG AACCGTGCAGATTCTTCTCGCACAAGGAGCAAATCCCAATCTTGTCGGAAGTAAAGGTGTTGCTGCTGTGCATTTGGCAGTTGGCAAAGAGACGGAGAAAAGTATACGCTGCCTAAAGTTAATTCTGCAACATGGGGCAGACCCCAACATCCG GTCTTCGGATGGCTTGACACCCCTGCACGTAGCAGCGTTATGGGGTTGCTATCAGAATCTCAAACTGCTGTTAAAGAATGGAGGGAATGCAAACTTAAAGGATCAG GAAGGGAACAAACCAGGTGATCTGGCACAACAACAGGACAACCGCAGATGTGCCCACCTCCTTCAGGAGTCTCAGTCCTTGGACACAGAGGAGGAAGATCTGCCTCAATTCCAATACT CTGTTTACAATGGCCAAGGTGACGCGTCAAGCTACACTGACTCCGAAGACTGCAGTGTTATCTCTCACAGCATGTCCTTGCTGAGTGACTTCGGGGAGGGCCCACTGAGTAGCACACGACAGACCTCGTTCTTTGAACTGTCTGCTATTAGCAACAGGCACAGTTGGAGAAGAGGATCCCATTCAGGGGCGTCTGATTATAAATCTAACCCTGAGGTGCGCCACACCAACGAGTGGGACACGGACTCTGACTGGGAGCCTCCATCAATGTTATCCAGCACTCGTATGTCCGTCGCAGGTCCTAGAGCCGCACTTCCTGTACTTCGCGAGGACGTACCACTCGCTGACTGTAGTGCGCTGCATCCGTCTGTAAACAGGAACAGACTCTCTCCTCCTCGGTTGGATCTCCTCCCTCCTTGCTTTTCACGGCGCACGAGCCGCAAGAGTGTGAGCTTCAGAGAGGAAGTGGACGAATACTTCCCCGTTTTTAGTTCAGAATCTCAGAGGCGGGAGCCAGGGGGTCAGGGTATTGCCTACTCTAAAGACTATACTCTCGACTTCTCGGAATACTCAGAGTTCCTGGATCCAGAGCGCATGGCCACCGTCCTACATCACCAGGGGATCGACGTCACCTCCCCTGAACATGTGTTTGTATTCTCCAAGGATAATAATGAGTGCACTGAGATCGACATGGAAAAAACATTTGTTGGACACTTCCCATTTGAGGAAGAGAACGGAGAAGTCGTTGAGAATCAGGTAGAAGAAGTGAAGGTCCCATTATgtggctctgctggcagcagcagtagcagcggaGCTAGTAGGTACAGCAGCTGTGATAGTGACCACTACATTACGACCCTGGAGACGTCACCCAGGCGGGTCTCAGCCTCTGAAGAGGAGCGTAAAGTGAAAAGCAGAGGTGTCGAAgacgacaaacacacacaaaatcctATGAACACTAACAATGTAGATACTGATGAAACTCCCAACAGCTCAGAGAGGTCAAAACCAGCCATGGTAGAACTACCAGCCATGGTAGATAACCTTACATTGACTGACAAAATATCTCCAACCAAAGGTCCAGGTTGTGAAAAAATATTTCCAGATGCTGTCTTAGCGGGTAATGTTGAAGAGTTGTCAACAAGACCAACTGAATGCACTCCCAGACCTGGTTCTACTCCAGTGTTGGAGGAGGACCTGCCTCTGACCCCAAGTCCCTTTGTCACTGGTAGGACGCACTCGCGGCTGAGTCGCTGCTCGGTAATGAGCGGCAAGACCCCCGAaagcctcctctccacctcctcgcTGTTTGAGCAGACCTTGCCTACGCCGACACGCACACGCCGCCAAAACATCAAGTCGCAAGGCAGCGACAACGTCTTTTACGACACGCCATGCGGGCGTAGTCGCACCCCAGTCTTTTCTGGAAACGGGACAGCTAGTACTTCTGGGGACTCATTTGTCATCTACGAGAGCCAAGAGCCTCAATCTAGCACTCTCAGAGCCGACAGAAGTCAAGGGTCATATGTCAGTGCCAGCCAAGCGGACACCCTCATCATCGCCAAGGACGACAGAGGTCAGGGATCTTGTGTTAGTTCCAGCCAAGCAGACACCCTCCTCATCGCCAAGGACGACAGAGGTCAGGGATCTTGTGTTAGTTCCAGCCAAGCAGACACCCTCCTCATCGCCGATGACGACAGAGGTCGGGGATCTTATGTTAGTTCCAGCCAAGCAGACACCCTCCTCATCGCCGATGACGACAGAGGTCGGGGATCTTGTGTTAGTGCCAGCCAAGCGGACACCCTCATCTCTAAAACCATGGCTGACACAGTCATCGTAACTCCAAGTTTAGTTGACAAATTATCTTTACTGGATTATTACTTTACTTTAAAAAATCCTCACAAAGAGACTTTACCCACTTATCTGAGAAAAGACGTCCTTGAAAGTGGTGAATTTCTAACCGACGATTTGTCCAGCTCCAGTGATGCAGTGACCAAGGAGGGGACAGTTGGTAGCTTTGGGCCAAGAGTGGAGGAATCCTGGACCACAGAGAAGGCCGACTCAAGCTCATCTTTGTCAAGTTCCCAGACTCCATCTTCATCCAGCTCCAGTTACTTCTCTCCAAAAAGAGATCAGCCCCCCTCGACCCCAGGCACAACCCCGCGCTACAGCATGAGTCGACTCTCCCACTTCCACAAGCCTCAGCGGCTGGCCAGCCTCTCCTACACCCCAGGCGGACGTCCTGTAATACCAGACCAGGAGGAACCGGTGGAGTATCTCTACACGGACACGGAGCAGGGTCACGAACTGATCGAGACCCACGTCCCACCTGCGGCCAACACCTCGCTCAGCTCCAGCCTGAGCACGTCCAGTGGCGAGGACACAGTGCTGTACGACTGGCGCTCCCTGCAGGGTGGTGGAGGAACGGTGGCCAAAGGGAAGGAGAACCAGGAGCCTGTGGTGGCTCAGGAGTGGTCAGAGACCAAATGCCTGACGGACAAGGAGCTGAGACGCAGgcttgtggagatgggagagagtcCGGGACCCATAAGTCATCGTACCCGGCCAGTGTACATGAAGAGGCTAAGGCGGCTGTTGCTGGAGCCGGACACTCAACAACAACTACCGGACCGACCCCAAG GTCCTGCGCAGGGACACAGTCCAGAGCTGTGTGTGGCCCTGCGGACGTTGGTGCTGCCCAACTGCCAGGAGGATGAGCTGGCGCTGTGCCAGCAGTTTGAccaaccagaccagaacaggaaGTGGCGGGAGGGCGTCATCAAGTCCAGCTTCAACTACCTGCTACTGGACCCCAG AGTAACAAAGAACCTACCGTATCGGAGTCATTCCATGAGCCCTATGGATTGTTTTCAGACTTTCATCAGCGCTATATTCTACGTGGGCAAAGGCAAGCGCTCCCGACCCTACAGCCATCTGTACGAGGCTCTAGACTACCACCGAGGAGATAAGACTTCTAAG aaacTGTGCTCCAAGGTGCAGCACATCCTCCAGGTTTGGAAGGCCGAGCAGGGGGTGATCTCTCTGCACTGCTTCCAGAACGTCATCCCCGTGGAGGCCTACACGCGTGAGGCCGTCATGGTGGACGCCATTG GCTTGAAGATGCTGACCAACCAGAAGCGAGGGGACTACTACGGGGTGGTGTCCACGTGGCAgttgaagaggaagagggagctgGGGGTGCACCTGCTCTACAGGGCTATGCAGATCTTCCTggctgagggagagaggcagcTCAGACCTCCTGATATCAGGGTGGGACAGTAG